The following DNA comes from Ricinus communis isolate WT05 ecotype wild-type chromosome 10, ASM1957865v1, whole genome shotgun sequence.
taatgctaaaattaaaaatatgaaatttatgtAATAGATTTGATAATGAATACAAGATACAAGTCTTTTCTGGCAATTAAAccttattaatatatcaacGATCACCAccaaattctataaaaatgtaGCCACAACATAAAAACTACAGAATTAAAGTGCAAAtgcaacaaaaatataaatacatgaACTTTAGAGTGTTAAAGTTATAatgatttttcaatatttctatatattcattaaatagaaattataaaattttagattaatttagataattttttaaaaaaatttacataaaaatgttctaatatattattttatataaaaattatatattaaaatatttatgtaaattcaatctaaatttcataattttttttaaataaatataaaaatattgaaaagtcACTTTAACTACGGCACCGAATAATATACCAAATATGTGTAATCAACATTGCATTCATTTTCACAGtacataaattatatatatattttctctcAACAAGCTACTATATGTACATATTGCACTTCATAAATTAGCATCATATATCAAAAGCCTACATGATCATACAACTCCTACTCTACCTACAACCCCAATATCTCAATACATCATCCATACCTCtattcttcttttcattttccttttcttttcttttcttttctttcccttcttcttaaccttcttaatttcttggattcattttcaatatatatatatatatatctccttgttttctcttatttatttatttttccttttttcttttctatatacAAACATGGAGTTCAGTTCACTTTTCCAACATCGGCCTCCTGGCACAAAGGCTCAGATGTCAGTCATCACCTTGTAACATCAGAGACATTAATTTCAGAAGATAAATATTGGttttggttgaaatttatCGAATGCGCCAGACGTATAATCATGCCATTGCCAATTCATCACTCGCTAATTGCAGAACCTGAATGTATGATGACACGATAATGTGTCTGCCACGTcaagtttttcttctttctacGGCTAGTAGTATTCGATGATGAATCCGCCCATCGGAGATCGATGCGGGACACCCTTCCTCCTCTTGGCGGTTCTGTAATTCACGGCAGTTGGCGGCGGTGTTGACGGCGTAAAGCTTTGGATTTTGCTTTTAGGACTTCCTTTGCCAATGCCATTGTTCATTGATTCTTCTGTGTCTGATCCTTCTATTTCTTTGCgcattttcttcttcctaaAGTTCTTTGATGTTCCAACAATCTGAAAACCATTATTAATTGTAGAGtctaaatatcaatttaaaaatctgaaattattcatttcagtttttttaattatttataatttcattaaagaACAAGGGAAAGAAAGtcactttctttatttaaaaaaaaaagggtatatGGACATTGCGTTTGCAgcattttcttgtttttatctcttatttatttatttataatggaATTGTGGGGGGCGTTGCGTAGGGACCTAAGGAACAATTTCTTTTCCCTTAGATTGCAATTTGACCccataattcaatttatttaccAACATAAAAAAATCGCAAGGTTTGGGAAAAATGTATTTGGAAGGGTGAAAAAAGCCAATCTCCTAAAAACAAAGAAGACAGAATCAAAGTTGAGTAggtaaagaaaattgaaacattaaaaaaaaaaaaaagggtttcTACTTAATAAATACATGTGGAGAAGTGAGAAGAATTGGAATGAAAATGGAGAAATGAAAGAGAGATGGATACCTTGCAACCAAGGGAACAGAAGCTGAAAGAATCAAGAAGACTCCGCTCACAAACTTGACAAGTATTGGTGACACCTTTACCAGGCCTAGGCTGTGGCCTTTCATTCAAGAAAACAATTCTGGCACTGTTGATAATGTATGTCTGTACTCCTGTTATGTCCAAATATTTCTGAATCTCAGACACTCTAATCACATCATGGTATGATGACCTCCTTATCTACAAAAACAACACCACACCATTTCTGATTTTAATCACCACTGACATATAAAAcccaaatatataaatttacaattttaagCAAAACTACtggaatagaataaaataaataaagaaccaTGTGCCAGCTGCTGTTGCCTTTTGTCAAGCCATGGATTCAGCACCCAAAAGGCACATGTCATTGGTGAAACCAATGCAAAATTCATGTGTTCAAAGCAAAGCTTATGTATTATTacgcaaaaagaaaagaaatacagTTACTCGTTAACCCACTTGTAAAatgtgttaaaaaaaaaaaaagacaaatttACCGGCCATCCAACTGAATcagattatatgattttatttatttactttttactaTACTATggttaaagaagaaaaaataccTGAATGGCTCTATGCTCTTTGTGATATGAAAGACAGAGAGAACAAAGGGCTCCATTCATGCAATCCAAACAATACATGTTGCATTCGCTCTTGTGAGCATCAGCATGAAGCTTGCATTGAACAAAGAAGCTAGTTTGGAGAAGTGGACGCAACCA
Coding sequences within:
- the LOC8280509 gene encoding protein RGF1 INDUCIBLE TRANSCRIPTION FACTOR 1 isoform X1; translation: MIIVINDQETTVREIKPKSRRIMGGGGPDDDDGGGCGGHGGDKDDVKWPPWLRPLLQTSFFVQCKLHADAHKSECNMYCLDCMNGALCSLCLSYHKEHRAIQIRRSSYHDVIRVSEIQKYLDITGVQTYIINSARIVFLNERPQPRPGKGVTNTCQVCERSLLDSFSFCSLGCKIVGTSKNFRKKKMRKEIEGSDTEESMNNGIGKGSPKSKIQSFTPSTPPPTAVNYRTAKRRKGVPHRSPMGGFIIEYY
- the LOC8280509 gene encoding protein RGF1 INDUCIBLE TRANSCRIPTION FACTOR 1 isoform X2; translated protein: MIIVINDQETTVREIKPKSRRIMGGGGPDDDDGGGCGGHGGDKDDVKWPPWLRPLLQTSFFVQCKLHADAHKSECNMYCLDCMNGALCSLCLSYHKEHRAIQIRRSSYHDVIRVSEIQKYLDITGVQTYIINSARIVFLNERPQPRPGKGVTNTCQVCERSLLDSFSFCSLGCKNFRKKKMRKEIEGSDTEESMNNGIGKGSPKSKIQSFTPSTPPPTAVNYRTAKRRKGVPHRSPMGGFIIEYY